One region of Triticum aestivum cultivar Chinese Spring chromosome 6B, IWGSC CS RefSeq v2.1, whole genome shotgun sequence genomic DNA includes:
- the LOC123135539 gene encoding transcription termination factor MTERF15, mitochondrial, with protein MLRLRECVVSRLLSSSPTSSSAIFPLCRLLSAAAPHISPNPSGFAVEEYLVATCGLTRPQALKASPKLSHLNSPANPDAVLAFLSGLGLSGADVVAKDPLFLCASVGRTLAPKVAELTGLGLSRPEIARLVSLTPDRFRRRAIVSKLQYYLPLFGSSHNFLRLLKRSSHLLSSDLDKLVKPNVAFLRECGLGDCDIAKLCIREPRMLITNPERVRAMVACAERLGVPRGSGMLRQALQAVAFLSEEKVAAKLDYLKNTFRWSDAEVRIAVRRYPGVLKNTKGPLKRRSEFLFSKVGLEPMYIAHRSEILSYSMEGRLRPRYYVIKFLKQNGLLDRDLSLYSAVKMSDKVFVEKLICPHKEAAPHLAEDYAAACKGEVPTNFRFT; from the coding sequence ATGCTCCGCCTCCGAGAGTGCGTCGTTTCCCGTCTCCTATCTTCTTCCCCCACCTCCAGCTCTGCCATTTTCCCACTCTGCcgtctcctctccgccgccgcgccccacatTTCCCCAAATCCCAGTGGCTTCGCCGTGGAAGAGTACCTCGTCGCCACCTGCGGTCTCACCCGGCCACAAGCCCTCAAGGCCTCCCCGAAGCTCTCCCACCTCAACTCCCCCGCCAACCCCGACGCCGTCCTCGCCTTCCTCTCCGGCCtcggcctctccggcgccgacgtCGTCGCCAAAGATCCGCTCTTCCTCTGCGCCAGCGTGGGGAGAACCCTGGCCCCTAAGGTTGCCGAGCTCACTGGCCTAGGTCTCTCGCGTCCTGAGATCGCccgcctcgtctccctcacccCCGACCGCTTCCGCCGTAGAGCCATAGTCTCCAAGCTGCAGTACTACCTGCCCCTCTTCGGCTCCTCCCACAACTTCCTCCGGCTGCTCAAGCGCTCGTCCCACCTTCTGTCGTCGGACCTCGATAAGTTGGTCAAGCCCAATGTTGCCTTCCTCAGGGAGTGCGGGCTAGGTGATTGTGATATTGCCAAGCTGTGTATCCGGGAGCCGAGGATGCTCATCACCAACCCGGAGCGCGTCCGGGCGATGGTGGCATGTGCCGAAAGATTAGGTGTGCCCCGTGGCTCTGGGATGCTCAGGCAAGCGCTGCAGGCTGTCGCGTTTCTCAGCGAGGAGAAGGTTGCCGCCAAATTGGACTATTTGAAGAATACTTTCAGGTGGTCTGATGCCGAAGTGCGCATTGCTGTGCGCAGGTATCCGGGTGTGCTGAAGAATACAAAGGGACCTCTGAAGCGCAGGTCCGAGTTCCTGTTCTCTAAGGTGGGGCTGGAACCCATGTACATTGCTCATCGGTCGGAAATACTTTCATATAGCATGGAGGGCCGACTCAGACCCCGCTACTATGTTATCAAGTTTCTCAAGCAAAATGGACTGCTAGATCGTGACTTGAGCTTATATTCTGCGGTCAAGATGTCTGACAAGGTATTTGTGGAGAAGCTCATATGCCCTCACAAGGAAGCCGCACCACACCTCGCTGAAGATTATGCAGCAGCTTGCAAAGGGGAAGTGCCAACTAATTTCAGATTTACGTGA